One Mycobacterium kubicae genomic window carries:
- the eccD gene encoding type VII secretion integral membrane protein EccD has translation MTTANSAQQAPEVPRLCKVHLLVGDDTLIDYVLPAGVALIAVIEDLIPRVNAILKDRGRAPLDDTLTFQLCRADATPLDPQRSLDDSRVYDGDLLCLLPTDATERFAPVIEEVSTALARSARQQFATVDVTVARRVAGGLFAALVAWAEVMLAQLWWQQHGWLPAAVSWGLAAVFLVSARAATRARDEQRRRSADFLVWSALICAGAGAAMSVPGPPGGWHVVAATATVLAGVAALTMLTGRYLTVFAGMAVVGLSAGAVAAIHASGWRVLPAHLAVVFLVADLVLVTFATSIGIVGAGVPGPWFPSVTNRGVFETREGAALNTVSPVERPGNETVEQIATWARRGTAIVTGLLAGGAVVLVAAARYAVMPETGGGWRFLAFTLGICAIFLLRARSFVDRNQSVMLAVGAVVAVAVVIGRYASAPNPASPVVTLICVGAALMLAGAGLLGALVVPNARISAPVNRAVEVSEYILLIFVVPWAIWLLNLLWVVRNAVHG, from the coding sequence ATGACCACCGCCAATTCCGCACAACAGGCGCCGGAAGTCCCTCGGCTGTGCAAGGTTCATTTGCTGGTCGGGGATGACACGCTCATCGATTACGTCCTGCCTGCTGGGGTGGCGTTGATTGCGGTGATCGAGGACCTCATCCCGCGGGTCAATGCGATTCTCAAAGATCGCGGGCGGGCACCTCTTGATGACACGTTGACCTTTCAACTGTGCCGTGCAGACGCCACTCCGCTCGATCCGCAGCGATCCCTTGATGACAGCCGTGTCTACGACGGGGACTTGTTGTGTCTCTTGCCTACTGACGCCACCGAACGCTTCGCACCTGTCATTGAGGAGGTGTCGACGGCGCTGGCTCGTTCAGCACGCCAGCAGTTCGCCACAGTCGATGTCACGGTCGCGCGTCGGGTAGCCGGGGGGCTTTTCGCAGCGCTGGTCGCGTGGGCCGAGGTGATGTTGGCGCAGTTGTGGTGGCAACAGCACGGCTGGCTGCCCGCGGCGGTGTCGTGGGGATTAGCCGCCGTTTTCTTGGTGTCGGCGAGGGCGGCGACGCGGGCACGAGATGAGCAGCGACGCCGATCGGCGGACTTCCTGGTGTGGTCGGCGCTGATTTGCGCCGGTGCAGGCGCGGCGATGTCGGTGCCGGGACCACCCGGTGGCTGGCATGTGGTGGCCGCGACGGCCACCGTGTTGGCCGGCGTGGCGGCATTGACGATGCTGACCGGCCGCTATCTGACTGTGTTTGCGGGGATGGCTGTGGTCGGGTTATCTGCGGGCGCGGTGGCGGCGATCCACGCCAGCGGTTGGCGAGTGCTGCCAGCGCATCTGGCGGTCGTCTTCTTGGTAGCGGACCTGGTGCTAGTGACGTTTGCAACCAGCATCGGGATCGTGGGGGCCGGAGTGCCCGGGCCATGGTTTCCTTCGGTCACTAACCGGGGGGTGTTTGAGACTCGAGAAGGCGCTGCCCTAAACACGGTGTCGCCGGTGGAGCGTCCGGGCAATGAAACCGTTGAGCAGATCGCGACGTGGGCTCGGCGCGGCACCGCCATCGTGACGGGTCTGCTGGCTGGCGGCGCTGTGGTGTTGGTGGCGGCCGCGCGCTATGCAGTGATGCCCGAAACTGGCGGCGGGTGGCGGTTTTTGGCATTCACGTTGGGGATTTGCGCAATCTTTCTGCTCCGGGCGCGCTCGTTTGTTGATCGCAATCAATCGGTGATGCTGGCCGTTGGTGCGGTCGTCGCGGTAGCGGTGGTGATCGGACGATACGCAAGCGCTCCCAACCCGGCTTCGCCGGTTGTCACCCTGATATGTGTTGGCGCAGCGCTAATGTTGGCCGGGGCGGGCCTGCTTGGAGCGCTGGTGGTGCCCAATGCGCGGATCAGCGCACCGGTAAACCGCGCCGTCGAAGTCAGCGAGTACATTCTGCTGATTTTCGTTGTGCCATGGGCGATCTGGCTGCTGAATCTGCTGTGGGTGGTACGAAATGCGGTCCACGGCTGA
- a CDS encoding S8 family serine peptidase: MIKAVSTLGAIGLAAALVAVSGGVAGAIDPPVVPPGPPPPDPAPGPDQPMRQIAACTTTGVLPGSDLRELPAALQLMNMPEAWKESTGVGVVVGVIDTGVAAQPRLPHLVSGGDYVMGPFGDGLSDCDGHGTVVASLIGAAPSGLALVPKPAWAAPAAPPAGAPPPRAIPPPPPPPTVTVTQTVAPPPPPPPPPPPPDEPSWVGMPPSPVTLGHARGPAPLEPSPGGGPDGLIGIAPDAVLLSIRQTAQTFGLVDPGVVDNPEDVRRAGDINSLARAIVHAANLGVKVINISVVSCISTAKPQDQSALADAVHYAAVDRDVVIVTAAGNVHAQGCNGQNPDPLPGDPTRGWSSVKTIATPAWFSDYALAVSATDSTGVPASGDAASLHGPWVGLAAPGADIVGLSTSGQVINGSVDDDKLHPIAGSSFSSAFVGGVAALVRAKFPNLTAHQVIHRLEATAHPPAGGRDNVVGYGTVDPVAALTWDVPPGETFAPGVQRAQLKVPAPPPPRDARPGWVAMAITGLAVVSVLGLAVGLTVSRRRERI, from the coding sequence ATGATTAAAGCCGTGAGTACGCTGGGCGCGATCGGGCTCGCCGCAGCACTGGTTGCCGTATCTGGCGGCGTGGCCGGCGCGATTGATCCCCCGGTGGTGCCGCCTGGGCCACCCCCGCCCGATCCCGCACCCGGGCCGGATCAGCCGATGCGCCAGATCGCGGCGTGCACAACAACCGGCGTGTTGCCCGGCAGTGATTTGCGTGAGTTGCCCGCGGCGCTGCAGCTGATGAACATGCCAGAAGCGTGGAAAGAATCCACCGGTGTTGGCGTGGTCGTCGGGGTTATCGATACCGGCGTGGCTGCACAACCTCGGCTGCCGCACCTAGTTTCTGGCGGGGACTATGTCATGGGCCCGTTTGGCGACGGCTTATCGGATTGCGACGGGCACGGCACAGTAGTGGCTTCACTGATTGGGGCGGCGCCTTCAGGGCTCGCACTGGTCCCCAAGCCGGCGTGGGCGGCGCCTGCGGCCCCGCCGGCCGGGGCTCCGCCGCCGCGCGCGATTCCACCGCCACCGCCTCCGCCGACGGTCACGGTGACCCAAACGGTGGCGCCGCCGCCGCCACCACCGCCGCCGCCGCCGCCGCCCGACGAGCCATCATGGGTGGGTATGCCGCCGTCTCCGGTTACTCTCGGCCACGCTCGCGGGCCGGCGCCGCTGGAACCGTCGCCCGGTGGTGGTCCAGACGGGCTGATCGGCATCGCCCCAGACGCGGTGCTGCTGTCGATTCGCCAGACCGCGCAGACTTTCGGCCTGGTTGATCCCGGCGTGGTCGACAACCCCGAGGATGTTCGCCGCGCCGGTGACATCAATTCGTTGGCTCGCGCGATCGTGCACGCGGCGAATCTGGGCGTCAAAGTGATCAACATCAGTGTGGTGTCGTGCATCTCGACAGCCAAGCCCCAGGATCAAAGCGCCTTGGCCGACGCGGTCCACTATGCCGCGGTTGACCGCGACGTGGTGATCGTGACCGCGGCGGGCAACGTTCATGCCCAGGGCTGCAATGGGCAAAACCCGGACCCATTACCGGGTGATCCCACTCGGGGGTGGTCGTCAGTCAAAACGATCGCCACCCCAGCATGGTTTAGCGACTACGCGTTGGCGGTGTCGGCCACCGATTCGACCGGCGTTCCCGCCAGCGGCGACGCCGCCTCATTGCACGGCCCGTGGGTAGGACTGGCTGCGCCGGGAGCCGACATCGTGGGGCTGTCGACGAGCGGGCAGGTGATCAACGGTTCAGTCGATGACGACAAGCTGCACCCTATCGCTGGTAGCTCGTTTAGCTCGGCGTTCGTCGGGGGAGTGGCGGCTTTGGTGCGGGCCAAATTTCCCAACCTGACAGCCCATCAAGTGATCCACCGGTTAGAGGCCACCGCGCACCCTCCCGCTGGTGGACGTGACAACGTGGTCGGTTATGGAACTGTGGACCCCGTTGCGGCGCTGACCTGGGATGTGCCGCCGGGTGAGACGTTTGCCCCCGGGGTTCAGCGCGCCCAGTTGAAAGTGCCGGCCCCGCCCCCGCCACGCGACGCACGTCCGGGCTGGGTCGCGATGGCCATCACCGGTCTCGCCGTCGTCAGCGTATTGGGACTTGCTGTGGGCCTGACCGTCTCGCGTCGCAGGGAGCGAATCTGA
- a CDS encoding WXG100 family type VII secretion target, protein MALNADVAQMLSGASQLSNIQQEVLSALGRYVTMNQNLTGTGFSGDAALASMATTEDINRTGQQVSQRFQSVIDIMKRSAHQYQETNAQNRAALGSIQST, encoded by the coding sequence ATGGCGTTGAACGCCGATGTCGCCCAGATGCTTTCGGGCGCAAGTCAATTGTCGAACATTCAACAAGAGGTGCTGTCGGCGTTGGGCCGTTATGTCACCATGAACCAGAACCTCACCGGTACTGGGTTTAGTGGTGATGCGGCGCTGGCCTCCATGGCCACCACCGAGGACATCAACCGGACCGGCCAACAGGTCAGCCAGCGGTTTCAGAGCGTCATCGACATAATGAAGCGCTCGGCGCACCAGTACCAAGAAACGAACGCGCAGAACCGCGCGGCGCTGGGCTCCATCCAGTCGACCTGA
- a CDS encoding DUF2637 domain-containing protein — translation MACDSARSTPADTDPKTHRRAVRFFWVVLIGASAASIAGNALHAIVQADHVAPALAAAVATAPPLVLLGSTEGLSLLIKVHRRPTLTFWAAVIMTLLLGAGAFRLSFDALCSLAIRCGIRPSLAWLWPLIIDVTTAQATVALVALTRLLHSRAEAPPALVEEDVPVSLSATPLPVAGSSAGERDRAMVAVEPDRSLSSVPRVDAAVPPRERHEHAVRTVMASKRTKQPAEIIDAVLRRHADGQKPGEISEELKLHHTTVNRILATALHSAAAV, via the coding sequence ATGGCTTGCGATAGCGCCCGCAGCACTCCCGCCGATACCGATCCGAAAACCCACCGGCGCGCAGTGCGTTTCTTTTGGGTGGTGTTGATAGGAGCAAGCGCGGCCTCGATCGCTGGCAACGCGTTACACGCGATCGTGCAGGCCGATCACGTCGCCCCGGCGCTGGCGGCCGCGGTGGCCACGGCCCCACCTCTGGTATTGCTCGGGTCCACGGAAGGGCTCTCGCTGCTCATCAAGGTGCACCGCCGGCCCACCTTGACGTTCTGGGCGGCGGTGATCATGACGCTGTTACTGGGGGCCGGTGCGTTTCGCCTGTCATTTGATGCGTTGTGCAGCTTGGCTATCCGGTGCGGTATCCGCCCAAGCTTGGCATGGTTGTGGCCGCTGATCATTGACGTCACGACCGCGCAGGCCACCGTTGCGCTGGTAGCCCTGACCCGGCTCCTACACAGCCGCGCCGAGGCGCCGCCGGCCCTCGTCGAGGAGGACGTCCCGGTGTCCCTGTCGGCGACACCTCTGCCAGTCGCTGGGTCCTCAGCAGGTGAGCGTGATAGGGCCATGGTGGCGGTCGAGCCGGACCGGTCGCTGTCATCGGTTCCAAGAGTGGACGCCGCTGTGCCCCCGCGAGAGCGTCATGAACACGCCGTACGCACAGTGATGGCATCGAAAAGAACCAAGCAGCCTGCAGAAATCATTGACGCTGTGCTGCGCCGCCACGCTGACGGGCAAAAGCCGGGTGAAATCTCAGAGGAACTCAAGCTGCACCACACAACGGTGAACCGGATACTGGCGACGGCGCTCCACTCGGCAGCGGCGGTGTAA
- a CDS encoding conjugal transfer protein — MRISNVWKKRITVLGHSAGRVALVILVASSSINGIALLWGFVFPPEPAPVAAVARDVINETDPVKAFAVNCVKGLLVGTTSGASNLTRCFPGGQKYELPTTSSMTVSNPAAWASKRKTSSNDIVLYSVKVQIDELPYPSAPPTTAFYQLPVAVYRDMGIQALDRISRVDMPPPGAYVPLGYSAPIAANSPLFTMLSGFATSFLTTSGGLERFITTDSGITAVGSYSSATVTAAQADNTPPDAPSDNNELATHIDVSARRSDYTLVSLSYSLTLRSVGGTWFVAQIDAIPLLADATPTPVPTTAVAPH, encoded by the coding sequence GTGAGAATCAGCAACGTATGGAAGAAGCGCATCACGGTGCTGGGCCACAGCGCCGGCCGGGTCGCTCTTGTGATTCTTGTGGCCAGTTCGTCCATCAACGGTATCGCCCTGCTGTGGGGGTTTGTCTTTCCCCCTGAACCAGCACCAGTGGCGGCGGTGGCCCGCGACGTGATCAACGAGACCGATCCCGTGAAGGCTTTCGCCGTGAATTGCGTGAAAGGGCTACTTGTCGGAACCACCTCGGGTGCTTCGAATTTGACACGCTGCTTTCCCGGGGGACAAAAGTACGAGTTGCCCACGACATCGTCGATGACGGTGTCGAACCCGGCGGCGTGGGCATCTAAGCGCAAGACCTCTTCCAACGACATCGTGCTCTATAGCGTGAAGGTTCAAATCGACGAACTGCCCTACCCGTCGGCGCCGCCGACGACGGCTTTCTACCAGCTGCCGGTGGCGGTATACCGGGATATGGGCATTCAGGCTCTTGATCGGATCAGCAGAGTCGATATGCCGCCTCCGGGAGCCTATGTGCCGCTGGGCTATTCAGCACCAATCGCTGCCAACAGCCCACTTTTTACGATGCTGTCTGGGTTTGCGACGTCGTTTTTAACCACCTCGGGTGGACTGGAACGGTTTATCACCACCGACTCGGGCATCACAGCCGTAGGGTCGTACTCCTCGGCCACAGTGACTGCTGCTCAGGCCGACAACACTCCACCCGATGCTCCCTCCGATAACAACGAATTAGCCACGCACATCGATGTTTCGGCGCGCCGATCCGATTACACCCTCGTATCGCTGTCTTATTCCCTGACGCTGCGTTCGGTGGGCGGCACCTGGTTTGTTGCCCAGATCGACGCGATCCCGCTGTTGGCTGACGCGACACCGACACCGGTGCCCACCACGGCGGTAGCACCGCACTGA
- a CDS encoding MinD/ParA family ATP-binding protein: MLKVSGGLINVGESSDERTVRGLKAAIGANLRGTYTVVVLGGKGGSGKTAMTVATASEFARNRNDQVVAVDADPAQAANLAARVDPKASSLRAINDDLNLHRYADVGALTGHNQVGLDVVASPRHGGARGEGLTADEFSKGHMRLQRFYSVLFVDCGVDLEHEVMKGVFERADAVLMVASAVPDGAEGASTNFEWLRDEGYHQLLSRTVLVINHIRPARNRKDRKEAAKLVATLREHFGSWVKNDRIIEVPFDPHIASAGELDLRRVNPKTARAVLKTAAALAAGFSTAADAR; this comes from the coding sequence TTGCTCAAGGTTTCTGGTGGGCTGATTAACGTCGGTGAGTCCAGCGACGAGCGCACAGTGCGTGGCCTCAAGGCTGCGATCGGGGCCAATTTGCGTGGCACTTATACCGTCGTGGTGCTTGGTGGCAAGGGCGGTTCGGGCAAGACCGCGATGACTGTCGCGACCGCCAGTGAGTTTGCACGCAATCGTAACGACCAAGTGGTCGCTGTCGACGCCGATCCGGCACAGGCCGCAAATTTGGCGGCTCGGGTGGATCCCAAGGCGTCATCGCTGCGTGCGATTAACGACGACCTTAATCTTCATCGCTACGCCGATGTTGGGGCCTTGACGGGCCACAACCAAGTTGGTTTAGACGTTGTGGCTTCCCCGCGCCATGGAGGCGCTCGCGGGGAGGGGTTGACCGCTGATGAGTTCAGCAAGGGCCATATGCGTCTACAACGGTTCTACAGTGTGCTTTTCGTTGACTGCGGTGTCGATCTCGAACACGAGGTGATGAAGGGTGTGTTCGAGCGCGCCGATGCGGTGTTGATGGTGGCCTCGGCCGTCCCGGACGGCGCCGAAGGCGCGAGCACCAATTTCGAGTGGTTGCGCGACGAAGGCTATCACCAGTTGCTGTCGCGAACAGTGTTGGTGATCAACCACATTCGCCCGGCGCGCAATCGGAAGGATCGTAAGGAGGCGGCCAAACTGGTCGCCACACTCAGGGAGCATTTCGGGAGCTGGGTCAAAAACGATCGCATTATCGAGGTACCCTTTGACCCCCACATCGCCTCGGCGGGCGAGTTGGACCTTCGAAGGGTCAACCCTAAGACCGCCAGGGCGGTGCTTAAGACCGCCGCCGCATTGGCGGCAGGGTTCTCGACAGCGGCCGATGCCCGATGA
- the eccE gene encoding type VII secretion protein EccE, with the protein MKQRFVSARIAPRAVVTGEVVAGLVALALSATLDSWPIAVASGAATGLVICVLTFRERTVWQWAWRAMSWTRRRVRRLQLPQPVDVTLNEHTVGVVIDGHTVSTMITVLGKPYIPTLLHADHTKTLNTVPISVIAQEMQRCGLSVDVDIICEGSRTARDNYAELYEAALRGLPAAGQRSVTLVVRFDTRSDRILPGLLWRRDTIGAAVAASQRITRALCQTNCRARLLTAAQMNDAVAASLGGPENATASYQDRWTNLQRGGKAYVTAYFFSASDVRSAQLDDVWAYQSDHTTLVIALRSDPAGVRASALVRLTTVQPLASSPRLVLNPMAGRQWEALALTLPGCRRLRLPSTPVTTELNTAVVAGASGVLLGELRDAMLLMPISDPAAPTRIALHADDDQAVKRLIRRAAAAGEQVAVYDPTGRWTMTSASPRIWTTRDVTAQPPRPPTMVVHNGRVNNYPPARTSITVGDVPASAAPDIRIEQRGERITVKTQRFRTTLRSVTFRNEDAYLR; encoded by the coding sequence ATGAAGCAACGGTTTGTCTCGGCCCGTATCGCACCCCGCGCCGTGGTCACCGGCGAAGTGGTCGCAGGTCTGGTTGCGCTGGCACTGAGCGCCACGCTGGATTCGTGGCCGATCGCCGTCGCCAGCGGCGCCGCGACCGGACTGGTGATCTGTGTGCTGACCTTCCGGGAGCGCACCGTGTGGCAGTGGGCGTGGCGGGCCATGTCCTGGACGCGCCGCCGGGTGCGCAGACTCCAGCTGCCTCAACCGGTCGATGTCACCCTCAACGAGCACACAGTCGGTGTTGTGATCGACGGGCACACCGTGTCCACGATGATCACTGTGCTGGGCAAGCCTTACATCCCCACCCTATTGCACGCCGACCACACCAAAACACTTAATACCGTGCCGATTAGCGTAATCGCACAAGAGATGCAGCGCTGCGGGTTGAGTGTTGATGTCGACATCATCTGCGAGGGCAGCCGCACAGCCAGAGACAACTATGCCGAACTGTATGAAGCGGCGCTACGGGGGCTGCCGGCGGCCGGTCAGCGTAGCGTGACGTTGGTAGTCCGCTTCGATACGCGCAGCGACCGCATTCTGCCTGGACTGCTGTGGCGGCGAGACACGATCGGCGCGGCGGTGGCGGCTTCTCAGCGCATCACCAGAGCGCTGTGCCAAACAAACTGTCGTGCAAGGCTTTTGACCGCAGCGCAGATGAACGACGCGGTAGCGGCCAGCCTGGGTGGGCCCGAAAACGCGACAGCTTCTTACCAGGACCGCTGGACGAATCTGCAGCGCGGCGGGAAGGCCTATGTCACAGCGTATTTCTTCAGCGCCAGTGACGTGCGCTCTGCTCAACTCGACGACGTGTGGGCCTACCAGAGCGACCACACGACCCTGGTGATCGCGTTGCGCAGCGATCCTGCCGGCGTGCGGGCTTCAGCCCTCGTCCGGTTGACCACCGTGCAACCGCTTGCCAGCTCGCCGCGGCTGGTGCTCAACCCGATGGCGGGCCGACAGTGGGAAGCGTTGGCGCTGACCTTGCCTGGGTGCAGGCGGCTGAGGTTGCCATCAACGCCAGTAACTACCGAACTCAACACAGCTGTCGTAGCCGGCGCATCGGGTGTTCTGCTGGGTGAACTGCGAGACGCTATGCTGTTGATGCCGATATCAGATCCCGCGGCCCCCACCCGAATTGCTCTGCACGCCGATGATGACCAGGCGGTGAAACGGCTGATTCGCCGGGCGGCCGCAGCAGGCGAACAGGTCGCCGTTTACGACCCCACTGGGCGTTGGACAATGACGTCTGCTTCCCCACGGATCTGGACGACGCGCGACGTCACAGCCCAGCCGCCACGTCCTCCGACGATGGTGGTACACAATGGTCGCGTCAACAACTACCCACCCGCGCGCACATCGATCACGGTCGGCGATGTGCCCGCCAGCGCTGCACCCGATATCCGTATCGAACAGCGGGGCGAGCGAATCACCGTGAAAACACAGCGTTTTCGCACCACGTTGAGGTCTGTGACATTCCGCAACGAGGATGCTTATCTGCGGTAA
- a CDS encoding helix-turn-helix domain-containing protein gives MIAPNDGPARLDYFVSERLAVLHMSRVELARRGGPNRSTLHKSSNGSRTMSLATLARLDEALGWAHGSSRAILDGGVPATPPPQDTHVHTVLHAVEGLVEQCHSILADARQLLTELLTSRDPAEHAR, from the coding sequence GTGATTGCACCTAATGATGGGCCAGCGCGACTCGACTACTTCGTCTCTGAACGGCTGGCGGTCCTGCACATGTCCCGTGTCGAACTGGCCCGCCGCGGCGGACCCAACCGCTCGACACTGCACAAATCCAGTAACGGCTCACGCACCATGTCGCTGGCCACGCTGGCCCGACTCGATGAGGCGCTCGGGTGGGCCCACGGGTCGTCAAGGGCGATCCTTGACGGCGGGGTCCCAGCCACACCACCGCCCCAAGACACCCACGTACACACCGTTTTGCACGCCGTCGAAGGCCTCGTCGAGCAATGCCACTCAATCTTGGCCGACGCCCGTCAGCTGCTCACCGAACTCCTGACAAGCCGGGACCCGGCCGAGCATGCCCGCTGA
- a CDS encoding ESX secretion-associated protein EspG encodes MTAALCGVAQLPPALKIRPIGAVQATIAAHPGMEVLENAGICQGGEVDPSVASWVRALGRPDVEIDVTITRPEIRPERLEGPPAVFTAPEDAIEAAEALARWYAQRPPQRVVTLCRRDNAWVAAARLWRPGQDTSDEVVVTPLGGTEIAHVVVDTIGPADPAQFHGINSEAAVLNTVLSAWQANPAIDIIAGLVEVGLSVPQARLVEAVADRGTTRAVIGAAEFSISGPARAPMAVTVADTLIGRVVVSNSVGPDGRQWTTLLPGADHAIHTAVVELLETLPSGRGWATHQRT; translated from the coding sequence TTGACAGCCGCGCTTTGCGGTGTGGCTCAATTGCCACCTGCCCTCAAGATCCGGCCCATTGGGGCGGTGCAGGCCACCATCGCGGCTCACCCCGGGATGGAGGTGCTCGAAAACGCGGGGATTTGTCAGGGCGGCGAGGTTGACCCCAGCGTGGCCTCTTGGGTGCGGGCCTTGGGGCGTCCCGACGTCGAGATTGACGTGACGATTACCCGCCCCGAGATCCGACCGGAGCGGCTTGAAGGCCCACCAGCGGTCTTCACCGCCCCGGAGGACGCGATTGAGGCCGCCGAGGCGCTGGCACGGTGGTACGCCCAGCGGCCTCCCCAGCGAGTTGTGACATTGTGCCGGCGCGATAACGCGTGGGTGGCCGCCGCGCGGCTCTGGCGCCCGGGCCAAGACACCAGCGATGAGGTTGTGGTCACCCCGCTGGGTGGGACCGAGATCGCGCACGTCGTCGTCGACACGATAGGGCCGGCCGACCCGGCCCAATTCCACGGCATCAATAGCGAAGCAGCGGTACTCAATACAGTTCTGTCGGCCTGGCAGGCCAACCCCGCCATCGACATCATCGCGGGCCTCGTAGAGGTTGGACTTTCAGTTCCCCAGGCGCGGCTAGTCGAAGCGGTCGCCGACCGGGGCACCACCCGCGCGGTTATCGGCGCGGCCGAATTCTCTATCAGTGGCCCGGCGCGGGCGCCGATGGCGGTGACCGTGGCTGACACCTTGATCGGCCGCGTCGTTGTCAGCAACAGCGTTGGTCCTGACGGCAGGCAATGGACCACACTGCTGCCCGGCGCCGATCACGCAATCCACACGGCTGTGGTCGAGCTGCTCGAAACTTTGCCCTCGGGACGCGGCTGGGCGACTCATCAGCGGACATAA
- a CDS encoding type IV secretory system conjugative DNA transfer family protein, which translates to MVNEPYTPYCGLTYNRQNVAVRAETAPHILVSAPTRTGKTRRILAPAALVHPGPEVLVSSKPDLAELVLTRRNIGITGVIDLRPEHTEVWPAGVRRMVTDPTRTIASAHEALTVAETMLATSGVGFSGASGGNAVAAGGLWESQAAPPLACLLYAASPQGNSLGMPWVLDAVQDFGIDETGGDQPIPELGRPSWLTAYGLCEQPKLAAPLYSVIAGMDSRLRDSIKITVSKAVTPWLRLGLSADEGAPYLSAVERVAVESFDVHMLDEPDATLFVIAPNTGSVAGAAVALIDSIVRHFRRKMANHQLTHPLLLELDEVCNSCPLPDLLTYVGESAGLGVNILATVQASAHFDVVFGSKYAEALREMFPGTLIMYGAHERHLLEQASHWLGETTRRTEAYEPTGGSRGQSSQFGQAIGWQELLPQSREEAQLLQRGTAGERVHIPDWTEFLALFDQAVQRRIKKAQWG; encoded by the coding sequence GTGGTCAACGAACCGTACACCCCGTACTGCGGCCTCACCTACAATCGCCAAAACGTTGCCGTGCGTGCGGAGACAGCACCTCACATTCTGGTAAGCGCACCAACACGTACGGGTAAAACACGCAGGATTTTGGCCCCGGCGGCGCTCGTGCATCCTGGGCCGGAAGTTTTGGTGTCGTCGAAACCCGACCTGGCAGAGCTTGTTCTAACACGACGCAATATCGGGATTACCGGTGTGATTGATCTGCGGCCTGAGCACACTGAGGTATGGCCGGCCGGGGTTAGGCGTATGGTCACCGACCCGACCCGCACGATCGCCAGCGCCCATGAAGCACTGACCGTTGCTGAGACCATGCTCGCGACCTCGGGCGTGGGTTTCAGTGGCGCATCGGGCGGCAACGCTGTTGCTGCGGGCGGGCTTTGGGAAAGTCAGGCCGCACCGCCGTTGGCATGCCTGCTGTACGCGGCCAGCCCGCAGGGCAACAGTTTGGGAATGCCCTGGGTGCTCGATGCCGTGCAGGATTTCGGTATCGACGAAACCGGCGGCGACCAACCCATCCCCGAGCTCGGACGCCCGTCGTGGCTGACCGCTTACGGGCTTTGCGAACAACCGAAACTCGCGGCCCCGCTGTATTCTGTTATCGCCGGGATGGATTCCCGGCTGCGTGACAGCATCAAGATCACGGTGTCCAAGGCCGTAACACCGTGGCTGCGCTTGGGTTTGAGCGCCGACGAGGGAGCACCGTACTTGAGCGCGGTCGAACGTGTCGCTGTGGAGTCATTCGACGTCCACATGCTTGATGAGCCGGACGCCACATTGTTTGTGATCGCCCCGAACACCGGCTCGGTCGCCGGAGCCGCGGTGGCTCTGATCGATTCCATCGTGCGTCATTTCCGCCGCAAGATGGCCAATCATCAACTGACGCATCCGCTGCTGCTGGAACTCGACGAGGTATGTAACTCATGTCCGTTGCCGGATCTGTTGACCTACGTGGGGGAGTCAGCGGGACTGGGTGTCAACATCTTGGCGACGGTGCAGGCGTCGGCGCATTTCGACGTTGTATTTGGGTCCAAGTACGCTGAAGCGCTGCGGGAGATGTTTCCGGGCACGCTGATCATGTATGGAGCTCACGAGCGCCATTTGCTCGAACAGGCCTCACATTGGCTGGGAGAGACAACCCGACGTACCGAAGCCTATGAGCCCACAGGGGGGAGTCGGGGCCAATCGTCGCAATTCGGCCAGGCGATCGGTTGGCAGGAACTGCTTCCCCAAAGCCGGGAAGAAGCCCAGCTGTTGCAGCGCGGCACGGCTGGCGAGCGAGTTCATATTCCAGACTGGACCGAGTTCCTGGCTCTGTTCGACCAGGCGGTTCAGCGGCGAATCAAAAAGGCGCAGTGGGGTTGA